One Narcine bancroftii isolate sNarBan1 chromosome 3, sNarBan1.hap1, whole genome shotgun sequence DNA window includes the following coding sequences:
- the LOC138758194 gene encoding TNFAIP3-interacting protein 3-like isoform X3, whose protein sequence is MNRSTGHQSEIVSSRQRGTMNEEGLSTQQNVTGMEVGNQESPSTDEKEVFERQIKTLENQRRELLEINKQWDHEFRNMKALYEQKLKEKLTKYQQSLRALEEELDQKQRDFDKNLLLMKARLETSEEEKQTLNAKLLEAEERNKHLKECHSSTVRQKEYYEHEIARLNKALSDALRQQSIFCMPQCFDTTEIKGKSRPEELTTQIEILKQQVQIFEEDFQRERCDRERMNEEKEELKKKTEQLQSKLTLLNTRLKAYEEDFKKERKEKDLLGKKLKKQAREFSPSTATPCLPVAYTPCAPYSNYGHAPFGIPIHCPGPMFLTAQTVTEGYQHPKNRNEQMGNCFLLLDEPQLINFQFRPINLTFFPPSLDHAEGCHLKCIAGSSKKSGGGMGGGVPQKGKWQ, encoded by the exons aATGTAACTGGAATGGAAGTCGGAAACCAAGAAAGCCCTTCCACAGATGAAAAGGAGGTATTTGAAAGGCAGATTAAGACTTTGGAAAATCAGAGAAGAGAG CTTTTGGAGATAAATAAGCAGTGGGACCATGAGTTCAGGAATATGAAGGCACTGTACGAGCAGAAG CTGAAGGAAAAGCTCACCAAGTATCAGCAGTCCCTGCGTGCTCTGGAGGAAGAACTAGACCAGAAGCAGAGGGATTTCGATAAGAATTTGTTACTGATGAAAGCCAGACTTGAAACATCAGAA GAAGAAAAGCAGACACTAAATGCAAAATTGCTTGAGGCTGAAGAACGAAACAAGCATTTGAAAGAATGCCATTCTTCAACAGTCAGACAGAAGGAATACTATGAACATGAGATTGCTCGCTTGAATAAG GCTTTGTCTGATGCTTTAAGACAGCAGAGTATTTTTTGCATGCCACAATGTTTTGATACAACAGAGATTAAGGGAAAGTCTCGACCTGAAGAACTGACAACACAGATAGAGATCCTCAAACAACAG GTTCAGATATTTGAAGAAGACTTCCAGAGAGAGAGGTGTGACCGGGAGAGaatgaatgaagaaaaagaagaactgAAGAAAAAAACTGAGCAGCTGCAATCAAAACTGACTTTGCTTAACACGCGG CTTAAAGCTTATGAAGAAgactttaaaaaagaaagaaaagaaaaggactTACTGGGGAAGAAACTGAAGAAACAG GCCAGGGAATTTTCACCGTCTACTGCCACCCCTTGCCTGCCAGTTGCTTACACACCCTGTGCACCATACAGTAATTATGGACATGCCCCCTTCGGAATCCCTATCCACTGTCCAGGCCCAATGTTTCTAACAGCACAGACTGTAACCGAAGGCTATCAGCATCCAAAG AACAGGAATGAACAAATGGGGAATTGCTTCCTTCTGCTGGATGAGCCTCAGTTGATCAATTTTCAATTCCGTCCAATTAATTTGACATTCTTCCCTCCCTCATTAGACCATGCTGAGGGATGTCATCTGAAATGCATTGCAGGATCTTCAAAGAAGAGTggtggtgggatgggggggggggttcctcagAAAGGgaaatggcaataa
- the LOC138758194 gene encoding TNFAIP3-interacting protein 1-like isoform X8, whose product MRAHFKQNVTGMEVGNQESPSTDEKEVFERQIKTLENQRRELLEINKQWDHEFRNMKALYEQKLKEKLTKYQQSLRALEEELDQKQRDFDKNLLLMKARLETSEEEKQTLNAKLLEAEERNKHLKECHSSTVRQKEYYEHEIARLNKALSDALRQQSIFCMPQCFDTTEIKGKSRPEELTTQIEILKQQVQIFEEDFQRERCDRERMNEEKEELKKKTEQLQSKLTLLNTRLKAYEEDFKKERKEKDLLGKKLKKQAREFSPSTATPCLPVAYTPCAPYSNYGHAPFGIPIHCPGPMFLTAQTVTEGYQHPKNRNEQMGNCFLLLDEPQLINFQFRPINLTFFPPSLDHAEGCHLKCIAGSSKKSGGGMGGGVPQKGKWQ is encoded by the exons ATGAGAGCTCATTTTAAACAG aATGTAACTGGAATGGAAGTCGGAAACCAAGAAAGCCCTTCCACAGATGAAAAGGAGGTATTTGAAAGGCAGATTAAGACTTTGGAAAATCAGAGAAGAGAG CTTTTGGAGATAAATAAGCAGTGGGACCATGAGTTCAGGAATATGAAGGCACTGTACGAGCAGAAG CTGAAGGAAAAGCTCACCAAGTATCAGCAGTCCCTGCGTGCTCTGGAGGAAGAACTAGACCAGAAGCAGAGGGATTTCGATAAGAATTTGTTACTGATGAAAGCCAGACTTGAAACATCAGAA GAAGAAAAGCAGACACTAAATGCAAAATTGCTTGAGGCTGAAGAACGAAACAAGCATTTGAAAGAATGCCATTCTTCAACAGTCAGACAGAAGGAATACTATGAACATGAGATTGCTCGCTTGAATAAG GCTTTGTCTGATGCTTTAAGACAGCAGAGTATTTTTTGCATGCCACAATGTTTTGATACAACAGAGATTAAGGGAAAGTCTCGACCTGAAGAACTGACAACACAGATAGAGATCCTCAAACAACAG GTTCAGATATTTGAAGAAGACTTCCAGAGAGAGAGGTGTGACCGGGAGAGaatgaatgaagaaaaagaagaactgAAGAAAAAAACTGAGCAGCTGCAATCAAAACTGACTTTGCTTAACACGCGG CTTAAAGCTTATGAAGAAgactttaaaaaagaaagaaaagaaaaggactTACTGGGGAAGAAACTGAAGAAACAG GCCAGGGAATTTTCACCGTCTACTGCCACCCCTTGCCTGCCAGTTGCTTACACACCCTGTGCACCATACAGTAATTATGGACATGCCCCCTTCGGAATCCCTATCCACTGTCCAGGCCCAATGTTTCTAACAGCACAGACTGTAACCGAAGGCTATCAGCATCCAAAG AACAGGAATGAACAAATGGGGAATTGCTTCCTTCTGCTGGATGAGCCTCAGTTGATCAATTTTCAATTCCGTCCAATTAATTTGACATTCTTCCCTCCCTCATTAGACCATGCTGAGGGATGTCATCTGAAATGCATTGCAGGATCTTCAAAGAAGAGTggtggtgggatgggggggggggttcctcagAAAGGgaaatggcaataa
- the LOC138758194 gene encoding TNFAIP3-interacting protein 1-like isoform X7 yields the protein MQHQRRYQDEEKMNVTGMEVGNQESPSTDEKEVFERQIKTLENQRRELLEINKQWDHEFRNMKALYEQKLKEKLTKYQQSLRALEEELDQKQRDFDKNLLLMKARLETSEEEKQTLNAKLLEAEERNKHLKECHSSTVRQKEYYEHEIARLNKALSDALRQQSIFCMPQCFDTTEIKGKSRPEELTTQIEILKQQVQIFEEDFQRERCDRERMNEEKEELKKKTEQLQSKLTLLNTRLKAYEEDFKKERKEKDLLGKKLKKQAREFSPSTATPCLPVAYTPCAPYSNYGHAPFGIPIHCPGPMFLTAQTVTEGYQHPKNRNEQMGNCFLLLDEPQLINFQFRPINLTFFPPSLDHAEGCHLKCIAGSSKKSGGGMGGGVPQKGKWQ from the exons ATGCAACATCAACGGCGGTACCAGGACGAGGAGAAAATG aATGTAACTGGAATGGAAGTCGGAAACCAAGAAAGCCCTTCCACAGATGAAAAGGAGGTATTTGAAAGGCAGATTAAGACTTTGGAAAATCAGAGAAGAGAG CTTTTGGAGATAAATAAGCAGTGGGACCATGAGTTCAGGAATATGAAGGCACTGTACGAGCAGAAG CTGAAGGAAAAGCTCACCAAGTATCAGCAGTCCCTGCGTGCTCTGGAGGAAGAACTAGACCAGAAGCAGAGGGATTTCGATAAGAATTTGTTACTGATGAAAGCCAGACTTGAAACATCAGAA GAAGAAAAGCAGACACTAAATGCAAAATTGCTTGAGGCTGAAGAACGAAACAAGCATTTGAAAGAATGCCATTCTTCAACAGTCAGACAGAAGGAATACTATGAACATGAGATTGCTCGCTTGAATAAG GCTTTGTCTGATGCTTTAAGACAGCAGAGTATTTTTTGCATGCCACAATGTTTTGATACAACAGAGATTAAGGGAAAGTCTCGACCTGAAGAACTGACAACACAGATAGAGATCCTCAAACAACAG GTTCAGATATTTGAAGAAGACTTCCAGAGAGAGAGGTGTGACCGGGAGAGaatgaatgaagaaaaagaagaactgAAGAAAAAAACTGAGCAGCTGCAATCAAAACTGACTTTGCTTAACACGCGG CTTAAAGCTTATGAAGAAgactttaaaaaagaaagaaaagaaaaggactTACTGGGGAAGAAACTGAAGAAACAG GCCAGGGAATTTTCACCGTCTACTGCCACCCCTTGCCTGCCAGTTGCTTACACACCCTGTGCACCATACAGTAATTATGGACATGCCCCCTTCGGAATCCCTATCCACTGTCCAGGCCCAATGTTTCTAACAGCACAGACTGTAACCGAAGGCTATCAGCATCCAAAG AACAGGAATGAACAAATGGGGAATTGCTTCCTTCTGCTGGATGAGCCTCAGTTGATCAATTTTCAATTCCGTCCAATTAATTTGACATTCTTCCCTCCCTCATTAGACCATGCTGAGGGATGTCATCTGAAATGCATTGCAGGATCTTCAAAGAAGAGTggtggtgggatgggggggggggttcctcagAAAGGgaaatggcaataa
- the LOC138758194 gene encoding TNFAIP3-interacting protein 3-like isoform X6, translating to MVQSNGFIQQQTLKQCKSSAVHSNTDNVTGMEVGNQESPSTDEKEVFERQIKTLENQRRELLEINKQWDHEFRNMKALYEQKLKEKLTKYQQSLRALEEELDQKQRDFDKNLLLMKARLETSEEEKQTLNAKLLEAEERNKHLKECHSSTVRQKEYYEHEIARLNKALSDALRQQSIFCMPQCFDTTEIKGKSRPEELTTQIEILKQQVQIFEEDFQRERCDRERMNEEKEELKKKTEQLQSKLTLLNTRLKAYEEDFKKERKEKDLLGKKLKKQAREFSPSTATPCLPVAYTPCAPYSNYGHAPFGIPIHCPGPMFLTAQTVTEGYQHPKNRNEQMGNCFLLLDEPQLINFQFRPINLTFFPPSLDHAEGCHLKCIAGSSKKSGGGMGGGVPQKGKWQ from the exons ATGGTTCAAAGCAATGGTTTCATTCAACAGCAAACACTGAAACAATGCAAATCTTCCGCTGTACATTCGAACACCGAC aATGTAACTGGAATGGAAGTCGGAAACCAAGAAAGCCCTTCCACAGATGAAAAGGAGGTATTTGAAAGGCAGATTAAGACTTTGGAAAATCAGAGAAGAGAG CTTTTGGAGATAAATAAGCAGTGGGACCATGAGTTCAGGAATATGAAGGCACTGTACGAGCAGAAG CTGAAGGAAAAGCTCACCAAGTATCAGCAGTCCCTGCGTGCTCTGGAGGAAGAACTAGACCAGAAGCAGAGGGATTTCGATAAGAATTTGTTACTGATGAAAGCCAGACTTGAAACATCAGAA GAAGAAAAGCAGACACTAAATGCAAAATTGCTTGAGGCTGAAGAACGAAACAAGCATTTGAAAGAATGCCATTCTTCAACAGTCAGACAGAAGGAATACTATGAACATGAGATTGCTCGCTTGAATAAG GCTTTGTCTGATGCTTTAAGACAGCAGAGTATTTTTTGCATGCCACAATGTTTTGATACAACAGAGATTAAGGGAAAGTCTCGACCTGAAGAACTGACAACACAGATAGAGATCCTCAAACAACAG GTTCAGATATTTGAAGAAGACTTCCAGAGAGAGAGGTGTGACCGGGAGAGaatgaatgaagaaaaagaagaactgAAGAAAAAAACTGAGCAGCTGCAATCAAAACTGACTTTGCTTAACACGCGG CTTAAAGCTTATGAAGAAgactttaaaaaagaaagaaaagaaaaggactTACTGGGGAAGAAACTGAAGAAACAG GCCAGGGAATTTTCACCGTCTACTGCCACCCCTTGCCTGCCAGTTGCTTACACACCCTGTGCACCATACAGTAATTATGGACATGCCCCCTTCGGAATCCCTATCCACTGTCCAGGCCCAATGTTTCTAACAGCACAGACTGTAACCGAAGGCTATCAGCATCCAAAG AACAGGAATGAACAAATGGGGAATTGCTTCCTTCTGCTGGATGAGCCTCAGTTGATCAATTTTCAATTCCGTCCAATTAATTTGACATTCTTCCCTCCCTCATTAGACCATGCTGAGGGATGTCATCTGAAATGCATTGCAGGATCTTCAAAGAAGAGTggtggtgggatgggggggggggttcctcagAAAGGgaaatggcaataa
- the LOC138758194 gene encoding TNFAIP3-interacting protein 3-like isoform X5, whose protein sequence is MQIFRCTFEHRRKCPPGHPAHPIWFKNVTGMEVGNQESPSTDEKEVFERQIKTLENQRRELLEINKQWDHEFRNMKALYEQKLKEKLTKYQQSLRALEEELDQKQRDFDKNLLLMKARLETSEEEKQTLNAKLLEAEERNKHLKECHSSTVRQKEYYEHEIARLNKALSDALRQQSIFCMPQCFDTTEIKGKSRPEELTTQIEILKQQVQIFEEDFQRERCDRERMNEEKEELKKKTEQLQSKLTLLNTRLKAYEEDFKKERKEKDLLGKKLKKQAREFSPSTATPCLPVAYTPCAPYSNYGHAPFGIPIHCPGPMFLTAQTVTEGYQHPKNRNEQMGNCFLLLDEPQLINFQFRPINLTFFPPSLDHAEGCHLKCIAGSSKKSGGGMGGGVPQKGKWQ, encoded by the exons ATGCAAATCTTCCGCTGTACATTCGAACACCGACGTAAGTGTCCGCCTGGACATCCTGCCCACCCGATATGGTTTAAG aATGTAACTGGAATGGAAGTCGGAAACCAAGAAAGCCCTTCCACAGATGAAAAGGAGGTATTTGAAAGGCAGATTAAGACTTTGGAAAATCAGAGAAGAGAG CTTTTGGAGATAAATAAGCAGTGGGACCATGAGTTCAGGAATATGAAGGCACTGTACGAGCAGAAG CTGAAGGAAAAGCTCACCAAGTATCAGCAGTCCCTGCGTGCTCTGGAGGAAGAACTAGACCAGAAGCAGAGGGATTTCGATAAGAATTTGTTACTGATGAAAGCCAGACTTGAAACATCAGAA GAAGAAAAGCAGACACTAAATGCAAAATTGCTTGAGGCTGAAGAACGAAACAAGCATTTGAAAGAATGCCATTCTTCAACAGTCAGACAGAAGGAATACTATGAACATGAGATTGCTCGCTTGAATAAG GCTTTGTCTGATGCTTTAAGACAGCAGAGTATTTTTTGCATGCCACAATGTTTTGATACAACAGAGATTAAGGGAAAGTCTCGACCTGAAGAACTGACAACACAGATAGAGATCCTCAAACAACAG GTTCAGATATTTGAAGAAGACTTCCAGAGAGAGAGGTGTGACCGGGAGAGaatgaatgaagaaaaagaagaactgAAGAAAAAAACTGAGCAGCTGCAATCAAAACTGACTTTGCTTAACACGCGG CTTAAAGCTTATGAAGAAgactttaaaaaagaaagaaaagaaaaggactTACTGGGGAAGAAACTGAAGAAACAG GCCAGGGAATTTTCACCGTCTACTGCCACCCCTTGCCTGCCAGTTGCTTACACACCCTGTGCACCATACAGTAATTATGGACATGCCCCCTTCGGAATCCCTATCCACTGTCCAGGCCCAATGTTTCTAACAGCACAGACTGTAACCGAAGGCTATCAGCATCCAAAG AACAGGAATGAACAAATGGGGAATTGCTTCCTTCTGCTGGATGAGCCTCAGTTGATCAATTTTCAATTCCGTCCAATTAATTTGACATTCTTCCCTCCCTCATTAGACCATGCTGAGGGATGTCATCTGAAATGCATTGCAGGATCTTCAAAGAAGAGTggtggtgggatgggggggggggttcctcagAAAGGgaaatggcaataa
- the LOC138758194 gene encoding TNFAIP3-interacting protein 1-like isoform X10, with protein sequence MEVGNQESPSTDEKEVFERQIKTLENQRRELLEINKQWDHEFRNMKALYEQKLKEKLTKYQQSLRALEEELDQKQRDFDKNLLLMKARLETSEEEKQTLNAKLLEAEERNKHLKECHSSTVRQKEYYEHEIARLNKALSDALRQQSIFCMPQCFDTTEIKGKSRPEELTTQIEILKQQVQIFEEDFQRERCDRERMNEEKEELKKKTEQLQSKLTLLNTRLKAYEEDFKKERKEKDLLGKKLKKQAREFSPSTATPCLPVAYTPCAPYSNYGHAPFGIPIHCPGPMFLTAQTVTEGYQHPKNRNEQMGNCFLLLDEPQLINFQFRPINLTFFPPSLDHAEGCHLKCIAGSSKKSGGGMGGGVPQKGKWQ encoded by the exons ATGGAAGTCGGAAACCAAGAAAGCCCTTCCACAGATGAAAAGGAGGTATTTGAAAGGCAGATTAAGACTTTGGAAAATCAGAGAAGAGAG CTTTTGGAGATAAATAAGCAGTGGGACCATGAGTTCAGGAATATGAAGGCACTGTACGAGCAGAAG CTGAAGGAAAAGCTCACCAAGTATCAGCAGTCCCTGCGTGCTCTGGAGGAAGAACTAGACCAGAAGCAGAGGGATTTCGATAAGAATTTGTTACTGATGAAAGCCAGACTTGAAACATCAGAA GAAGAAAAGCAGACACTAAATGCAAAATTGCTTGAGGCTGAAGAACGAAACAAGCATTTGAAAGAATGCCATTCTTCAACAGTCAGACAGAAGGAATACTATGAACATGAGATTGCTCGCTTGAATAAG GCTTTGTCTGATGCTTTAAGACAGCAGAGTATTTTTTGCATGCCACAATGTTTTGATACAACAGAGATTAAGGGAAAGTCTCGACCTGAAGAACTGACAACACAGATAGAGATCCTCAAACAACAG GTTCAGATATTTGAAGAAGACTTCCAGAGAGAGAGGTGTGACCGGGAGAGaatgaatgaagaaaaagaagaactgAAGAAAAAAACTGAGCAGCTGCAATCAAAACTGACTTTGCTTAACACGCGG CTTAAAGCTTATGAAGAAgactttaaaaaagaaagaaaagaaaaggactTACTGGGGAAGAAACTGAAGAAACAG GCCAGGGAATTTTCACCGTCTACTGCCACCCCTTGCCTGCCAGTTGCTTACACACCCTGTGCACCATACAGTAATTATGGACATGCCCCCTTCGGAATCCCTATCCACTGTCCAGGCCCAATGTTTCTAACAGCACAGACTGTAACCGAAGGCTATCAGCATCCAAAG AACAGGAATGAACAAATGGGGAATTGCTTCCTTCTGCTGGATGAGCCTCAGTTGATCAATTTTCAATTCCGTCCAATTAATTTGACATTCTTCCCTCCCTCATTAGACCATGCTGAGGGATGTCATCTGAAATGCATTGCAGGATCTTCAAAGAAGAGTggtggtgggatgggggggggggttcctcagAAAGGgaaatggcaataa